A part of Pseudomonadota bacterium genomic DNA contains:
- a CDS encoding TIGR04076 family protein: MRRPDDGFELYDLRVEVLAPPGAKIYCNSRPGDWFEVRGELLLFQPGMPFSLYTLAALLPLLPAKQRPTEANDWMTTDAEIACPDPNCPTRFRISRLGKRRFRHAEVTAVPLPTLRSPAGRGPARRKRGRA; this comes from the coding sequence ATGCGCCGGCCTGATGACGGATTCGAGCTCTACGACCTCAGGGTCGAGGTGCTGGCACCGCCCGGTGCCAAGATCTATTGCAACAGCCGTCCGGGGGATTGGTTCGAGGTCAGGGGCGAGCTCCTGCTTTTTCAGCCCGGCATGCCGTTCAGCCTGTACACCCTGGCCGCACTGCTGCCGTTGCTGCCGGCCAAGCAGCGTCCGACCGAGGCGAATGACTGGATGACCACGGATGCGGAGATCGCCTGTCCCGATCCGAACTGTCCGACACGGTTTCGCATCAGCCGATTGGGCAAGCGGCGATTCCGCCATGCCGAAGTCACCGCTGTTCCGCTGCCGACGCTACGGTCCCCTGCCGGACGCGGTCCTGCGCGGCGAAAGCGAGGCCGGGCGTAG
- a CDS encoding aldo/keto reductase, with the protein MERALLAPGYSISRLLKGGWHLAGGHGRIDRDQAIKDMAAFVEAGITSFDCADHYVGVEELIGDFRKQYPSLAKSLQVHTKFVPDLADLPTVNRAYVGRIIDRSLQRLGLERLDLVQYFWWDWSVPGAVDTAVALNDLLRQGKIARLGVTNFNTDQFAELVDAGVPFAAHQLQYSLVDRRPDWKMADFCRERGIGLLTYGHLLGGFFSEAWLDAPEPTGPFENRSLTKYKLIIDEFGGWALFQQLLRALKKVGQRHGVGVGEVAVRWTLGRPGVVGCIVGATSTRHLAQNLKICDFALTQEDLAEIALVTDNRRGPPGDCYQLENDRNGPHGRIMRYNQNKIGQPSAA; encoded by the coding sequence ATCGAGCGCGCCCTGCTGGCGCCGGGCTATTCGATCTCGCGCCTTTTGAAGGGCGGTTGGCATCTCGCCGGCGGCCATGGGCGGATCGATCGCGATCAGGCGATCAAGGACATGGCCGCCTTCGTCGAAGCGGGGATCACCAGCTTCGACTGCGCCGACCACTATGTCGGCGTCGAAGAGCTCATCGGTGATTTTCGCAAGCAGTATCCAAGCCTCGCCAAGAGTCTGCAGGTGCATACCAAGTTCGTGCCGGATTTGGCGGATTTGCCCACCGTGAACCGTGCGTATGTCGGGCGGATCATCGATCGCTCACTGCAGCGGCTTGGGCTCGAGCGGCTCGATCTCGTGCAGTATTTCTGGTGGGATTGGTCGGTCCCCGGCGCCGTCGATACCGCCGTCGCGCTCAATGATCTCCTGCGCCAGGGCAAGATCGCGCGCCTCGGCGTGACCAACTTCAACACCGATCAGTTCGCGGAGCTCGTGGATGCGGGCGTCCCGTTCGCGGCCCACCAGCTGCAATACTCCCTCGTCGATCGGCGGCCCGACTGGAAAATGGCGGACTTTTGCCGCGAGCGCGGCATCGGGCTCCTGACCTATGGTCATCTTCTCGGCGGCTTCTTTTCCGAAGCCTGGCTCGACGCACCGGAGCCGACGGGGCCGTTCGAAAACCGGTCGTTGACGAAATACAAGCTGATCATCGATGAATTCGGCGGCTGGGCGCTGTTCCAGCAGTTGCTACGGGCGCTGAAGAAGGTTGGCCAACGCCACGGTGTGGGCGTCGGCGAGGTGGCCGTGCGCTGGACGCTGGGTCGCCCGGGCGTCGTCGGGTGCATCGTCGGCGCCACCTCGACCCGTCATCTCGCGCAGAACCTGAAGATTTGCGACTTCGCGCTGACCCAAGAAGACCTTGCCGAGATCGCGCTGGTGACCGACAACCGCCGCGGCCCGCCCGGGGACTGCTATCAGCTCGAGAATGACCGCAATGGCCCGCATGGGCGCATCATGCGCTACAACCAGAACAAGATCGGCCAGCCCTCGGCAGCGTGA